A window of the Gossypium hirsutum isolate 1008001.06 chromosome A05, Gossypium_hirsutum_v2.1, whole genome shotgun sequence genome harbors these coding sequences:
- the LOC107904268 gene encoding uncharacterized protein, with the protein MSFMKGDLLTKTRKLVNGLAKPQPVWLKAMEQAPPATFPRPDGKLKAISLPEDVYIKKFFQKYPVAKGHDAIKISAYDPPPARLFGLRVLELKEQGVTEEEAMAVADMEYRKEKKEKKKAYARLKQIARLQGKKPPPNPYPSAIKERQELERKFVRERFSSPEILKIVEKIKEERRVERFNGSVGGGF; encoded by the exons ATGTCGTTCATGAAAGGAGATTTGTTAACGAAAACAAGGAAACTCGTCAATGGTTTAGCCAAACCTCAGCCTGTTTGGCTTAAAGCCATGGAACA GGCTCCGCCGGCAACCTTTCCTCGTCCCGATGGAAAACTTAAGGCAATCAGCCTCCCAGAGGATGTTTACATTAAAAAGTTCTTCCAGAAATATCCGGTTGCGAAAGGTCATGATGCCATCAA AATATCTGCTTATGACCCTCCACCGGCACGTCTATTTGGTTTGCGAGTACTTGAATTGAAAGAGCAGGGAGTCACTGAGGAGGAAGCAATGGCCGTAGCTGAT ATGGAATATCGGAAGgagaaaaaggagaagaagaaagcaTATGCTCGTTTAAAACAAATCGCCCGTCTTCAAGGAAAGAAACCTCCACCAAACCCATACCCTAGTGCAATCAAGGAGAGACAAGAGCTGGAGAGAAAGTTTGTCCGAGAACGTTTCTCCAGTCCAGAGATattgaaaattgttgaaaaaattaaAGAGGAGAGGCGAGTTGAGAGGTTCAATGGATCAGTCGGTGGTGGCTTTTGA